One window from the genome of Lentimicrobiaceae bacterium encodes:
- a CDS encoding ferritin — protein sequence MMNKEIEKALIEQIKHEEHASRLYMAMASWCDTQGYPGAASFLYKQSDEERMHMIKIVNYLNDKDGHSTFAELPNPTAEYNSLKHLFEKVLEHEKFVTQTINKLYELSVKHKDYTTATFLQWFITEQIEEEKSIRDILDQMNLAGEMKSGLFHIDKELAEIANNKVIEPA from the coding sequence ATGATGAACAAAGAAATAGAAAAAGCATTAATAGAGCAAATTAAACACGAAGAACACGCATCCAGACTATACATGGCTATGGCTTCATGGTGCGACACACAAGGTTATCCGGGTGCTGCAAGTTTCCTTTATAAACAATCGGACGAAGAGCGTATGCACATGATTAAAATTGTAAATTACCTCAACGATAAAGATGGACACAGCACTTTTGCCGAATTGCCTAATCCCACGGCAGAATATAATTCGCTTAAACACTTGTTTGAAAAAGTTTTAGAACACGAAAAATTTGTTACTCAAACTATCAACAAACTTTACGAATTATCGGTAAAACACAAAGACTACACAACCGCTACATTTTTGCAGTGGTTCATCACCGAACAAATCGAAGAAGAAAAATCTATTCGCGACATTTTAGATCAAATGAATTTGGCTGGCGAAATGAAAAGCGGTTTGTTCCACATTGATAAAGAACTTGCCGAAATAGCTAACAACAAAGTTATTGAACCTGCGTAA
- the elbB gene encoding isoprenoid biosynthesis glyoxalase ElbB has translation MKKFAIILSGCGVYDGTEIHECVTLMLAIDKAGASYSMFAPDIKQRDTVNHVAGKTVSQERNVLEESARIARGNIKPIEQLDVRNFDAIVFPGGFGVAKNLSDFAVNPDNVTVIPSVEKVIKQAVSLKKPIGAMCIAPILLSRVIKNSNVTIGNDEGTISKIENMQSKHSVAKLGEVVVDENYKLFTTPCYMYGDARISQVAASAEKLVEDILGVL, from the coding sequence ATGAAGAAGTTTGCAATTATATTGTCAGGCTGTGGTGTATACGACGGCACAGAAATTCACGAGTGTGTTACTCTTATGTTGGCTATAGATAAGGCAGGAGCATCGTACAGCATGTTTGCTCCCGATATAAAACAGCGCGATACTGTTAATCATGTTGCCGGTAAAACTGTTTCGCAAGAGCGTAATGTTTTGGAAGAAAGTGCCAGAATAGCCAGAGGCAATATTAAACCAATTGAGCAATTAGATGTTCGCAATTTTGATGCTATAGTTTTTCCGGGAGGTTTCGGTGTTGCTAAAAATTTGAGTGATTTTGCCGTCAACCCCGACAATGTTACAGTTATTCCTTCTGTTGAAAAAGTAATAAAACAAGCTGTAAGTCTTAAAAAACCTATAGGAGCCATGTGTATTGCTCCGATTTTATTGTCGAGAGTGATAAAAAACTCGAATGTTACTATTGGCAACGATGAAGGAACAATATCGAAAATTGAAAATATGCAGAGCAAGCACTCGGTAGCAAAATTAGGAGAGGTTGTGGTAGACGAAAATTATAAATTATTTACTACCCCTTGCTATATGTACGGCGATGCAAGAATAAGTCAGGTTGCGGCTTCAGCCGAAAAATTGGTTGAGGATATTTTGGGAGTGCTGTAG
- the galK gene encoding galactokinase, whose protein sequence is MKKEEIIKIYNQKFGAESPEVYTSPGRVNLIGEHTDYNGSFVFPGAIDKGIIAAITLNGTGKVRAYAADLNEFSEFGFNEEDLPKEGWAKYIFGVCREIIKRGGKLQGFDTAFAGDVPLGAGMSSSAALESTFGFALNDMLNLGIDKFELAKIGQATEHNYVGVKCGIMDQFISLFGKKDNLIRLDTKSMEYEYFPFKPEGYKLVLVDTLVKHELASSAYNKRRESCEHAAKAIHDNGNPDVKFLRDASMEQLNAVKDKISAEDYMRAKYVIEETQRVYDVSEALEKGDYETVGDRMYKTHHGMSKLYEVSCEELDFLNDVARKCGVTGSRVMGGGFGGCTINLVKTELYNHFIEEAKKQYKSKFNIEPKIYDVVISDGARKLS, encoded by the coding sequence ATGAAGAAAGAAGAAATAATAAAAATATATAATCAAAAATTTGGTGCCGAATCGCCTGAAGTTTATACTTCGCCGGGTCGCGTAAATCTGATAGGCGAACACACCGATTATAACGGGAGTTTTGTCTTTCCGGGAGCGATTGACAAAGGAATAATTGCAGCCATTACTCTTAACGGAACAGGCAAAGTTCGTGCTTACGCAGCCGATTTGAATGAGTTTTCGGAGTTCGGTTTTAACGAAGAAGATTTACCAAAAGAAGGTTGGGCAAAGTACATTTTCGGCGTTTGTCGCGAAATTATTAAGCGTGGCGGCAAACTGCAAGGTTTTGATACCGCCTTTGCAGGCGATGTACCCCTTGGTGCGGGAATGTCGTCATCGGCAGCTTTGGAAAGCACCTTTGGTTTCGCTCTTAACGATATGCTAAACTTGGGAATAGATAAATTTGAACTTGCTAAAATTGGTCAAGCTACCGAACACAACTACGTTGGCGTTAAATGCGGAATTATGGATCAATTTATCTCTTTGTTCGGCAAAAAAGACAACCTTATTCGCTTAGATACCAAATCTATGGAGTACGAATACTTTCCTTTTAAACCCGAAGGTTATAAGCTTGTTTTGGTCGATACTCTCGTAAAACACGAGTTGGCATCATCGGCATACAATAAAAGAAGAGAATCCTGCGAACATGCAGCAAAAGCCATTCATGATAATGGAAACCCCGACGTTAAATTTTTGCGAGATGCATCAATGGAGCAACTTAATGCTGTAAAAGATAAAATTTCGGCAGAAGATTATATGCGTGCCAAATACGTGATTGAAGAAACACAGCGTGTTTACGACGTTTCGGAAGCTTTGGAAAAAGGCGATTACGAAACCGTTGGCGACAGAATGTATAAAACACATCACGGCATGAGCAAACTTTACGAAGTTAGCTGCGAAGAATTAGACTTCCTTAACGATGTTGCTCGCAAATGCGGCGTTACCGGCTCACGCGTGATGGGTGGCGGATTTGGCGGATGTACTATAAACTTAGTTAAAACCGAACTTTACAATCACTTTATTGAAGAAGCTAAAAAACAATACAAAAGCAAATTCAATATAGAACCTAAAATATACGACGTCGTTATTAGCGACGGAGCCAGAAAACTATCTTAA
- a CDS encoding CoA transferase subunit A, translated as MNKVFSNAKEALHDLKNGMTILVGGFGLCGVPENMISAIAEMGIKDLTCVSSNAGVDDFGLGILYQNKLVKKMIASYVGENAEFERQVLSGEIEVDLVPQGTLAERCRAAGAGIPAFFVPAGAGTEVAKGKEIRYFNNKPHLLEHAIQSDFALIKAWKGDTHGNLVFRKTANNFNQPMAMAGKITVVEVEELVQPGELDPNFIHIPGIFVHRIFEGTNYEKRIERLTTK; from the coding sequence ATGAATAAGGTTTTTTCAAATGCAAAAGAAGCATTGCACGATTTAAAGAATGGAATGACAATTTTAGTAGGCGGTTTTGGCTTATGTGGCGTTCCCGAAAACATGATAAGCGCTATCGCCGAAATGGGCATAAAAGATTTAACTTGTGTATCGAGCAATGCCGGTGTTGATGATTTTGGCTTAGGTATCTTGTATCAAAATAAATTGGTAAAAAAGATGATAGCATCTTACGTTGGCGAAAATGCCGAATTTGAAAGGCAAGTGCTAAGCGGCGAAATAGAAGTTGACCTAGTACCACAAGGCACATTGGCTGAACGTTGTAGAGCTGCCGGTGCCGGAATCCCCGCTTTTTTCGTACCTGCAGGTGCAGGAACCGAAGTTGCCAAAGGTAAAGAAATCAGATACTTTAACAATAAACCCCATTTGTTGGAACATGCCATTCAATCTGATTTTGCTCTTATTAAAGCGTGGAAAGGCGATACTCACGGAAACTTGGTTTTCAGAAAAACAGCCAATAATTTTAACCAACCTATGGCTATGGCTGGCAAAATTACAGTTGTGGAAGTTGAAGAACTTGTTCAACCAGGCGAACTTGACCCTAACTTTATTCACATACCGGGAATTTTTGTACATCGTATTTTTGAGGGTACTAATTACGAAAAGAGAATTGAAAGACTCACAACTAAATAA
- a CDS encoding gamma carbonic anhydrase family protein, which produces MPIIYPIKDKKPVIGKNTFIAPNATIVGDVTIGDDCSIWFNTVLRGDVHFIKIGNNVNIQDGAIIHCTYKKSPVTIHDRVSIAHNAVVHGCTIHSNVLVGIGAIILDDAVIESNTIIAAGAVVLEKTVVKEGYIYAGIPAKPIKKIDDDLLKNTINRITDSYTMYASWHDENIYSNYSDS; this is translated from the coding sequence ATGCCTATAATTTATCCTATAAAAGATAAAAAACCTGTAATAGGGAAAAACACGTTTATTGCGCCCAATGCCACTATTGTGGGCGATGTAACAATAGGCGACGATTGCAGTATTTGGTTTAATACCGTACTTCGTGGCGATGTGCATTTTATTAAAATCGGAAATAATGTCAATATTCAAGACGGAGCTATAATTCACTGCACATACAAAAAATCGCCGGTAACCATACACGATCGCGTTTCAATTGCTCATAATGCTGTCGTGCACGGATGTACAATTCATTCGAATGTACTTGTCGGTATTGGTGCTATTATTTTAGACGATGCCGTTATCGAAAGCAATACTATTATTGCCGCAGGTGCTGTGGTTTTGGAAAAAACTGTTGTAAAAGAAGGTTACATATATGCAGGAATTCCTGCCAAACCTATAAAAAAAATTGATGATGATTTGCTAAAAAACACAATCAACCGAATAACCGACAGCTACACAATGTACGCTAGTTGGCACGACGAAAACATTTATTCAAATTACAGCGACTCATAA
- a CDS encoding OmpA family protein, translating to MSYNIINNAQQLITDEMISNSAILLAEEEKNVRLATNIIIPAVLYIYSDNTEDEDSVQSIYSITADSYKTGILNKLASLFNKDSELTTKGSELFKTLLPENKFEVLSTLVSKHSEIKQSSAQSLIMMIVPLVNGLLGKFASNNNMSPMSLASWLSSQKLVYNDSLPNNFNIIDVVQAKSNVDKKKKISKVEKTQINWLWPIVVFLLLSVALWLLIGKSCSRKSERSTTTINTFVFSDSTTNLEDLFGYYDTVNHKFVYNIGEVGYLFLQGKVDPLIVGDLSTESRIIDFITISDTLRQQGQLVDTSDWIIFTGVEFNHGGIELTVESEEQLQNLIHIAEAYPDINYQIACYTFNSGDSIYDYQLTNNRAIVVKEVMILMGLPAERISDVLSCGSNNPILDDETEIGKAVNQRMEIRIIKRY from the coding sequence ATGTCGTACAATATTATAAACAATGCTCAGCAACTAATTACTGATGAAATGATTTCAAATTCGGCTATTCTGCTTGCCGAAGAAGAGAAAAACGTACGTTTGGCAACAAATATCATTATTCCTGCTGTTTTGTACATATATTCCGACAATACGGAGGACGAAGATTCGGTTCAATCAATATATTCAATTACTGCAGATAGTTACAAAACCGGGATATTGAATAAGTTGGCATCGCTTTTCAACAAGGATAGCGAACTTACTACAAAAGGTAGCGAGTTGTTTAAAACACTTTTGCCCGAAAACAAGTTTGAAGTACTTTCTACGCTTGTCTCTAAGCATTCGGAAATAAAGCAATCGTCGGCTCAGTCACTTATAATGATGATTGTTCCGTTGGTAAACGGTTTGCTTGGCAAGTTTGCATCCAACAACAACATGAGCCCTATGAGTTTGGCTTCGTGGTTGTCGTCTCAAAAGTTGGTTTACAACGACAGTTTGCCTAACAATTTTAATATAATTGATGTTGTTCAAGCTAAGAGTAATGTTGATAAGAAAAAGAAAATTTCGAAAGTCGAAAAAACACAAATAAATTGGTTATGGCCCATTGTTGTATTTTTATTGCTATCGGTAGCGTTGTGGCTTTTGATAGGTAAAAGTTGTAGCAGAAAATCGGAAAGAAGTACTACAACAATAAATACTTTTGTGTTTAGCGATTCGACTACCAACCTTGAAGATTTGTTTGGATATTACGATACCGTAAATCATAAATTTGTTTACAATATAGGCGAAGTTGGGTATTTGTTTTTACAAGGCAAAGTTGATCCGCTTATTGTAGGAGATTTATCAACCGAAAGTCGGATAATTGATTTTATAACTATTTCTGACACGTTGAGGCAGCAAGGACAATTAGTTGACACTTCCGATTGGATTATTTTTACAGGCGTTGAATTTAATCATGGCGGAATAGAATTGACCGTAGAGTCGGAAGAGCAACTTCAAAACTTGATTCACATTGCCGAGGCTTATCCCGATATTAACTATCAAATTGCTTGCTACACATTTAATAGCGGCGATTCTATATACGATTATCAGCTTACCAATAACAGAGCAATAGTAGTTAAAGAGGTGATGATATTGATGGGATTGCCCGCAGAAAGAATTAGCGATGTACTTAGCTGCGGTTCAAATAATCCTATTTTGGACGATGAAACTGAAATTGGAAAGGCTGTAAATCAGAGGATGGAAATAAGAATTATAAAAAGATACTAA
- a CDS encoding tRNA/rRNA methyltransferase, with protein MNFIFILVKPAIPENIGASARAIKTMGFDDLRIVDSEKHLDPKTKILAHGSTDIVDNIKHFNSLEEAISDIDFIIAATARKRTRLTDYHTIEDTVEIVEKKRKSIKSVGIVFGSEESGLSNADIQLCDMLSTISLKKPYPSLNLSQAVMIYAYAFSKFIDKKSPKQKDTKNADSWKVLQKNISQLLIEVDINPSDLIYTRIMERVALLGDTDINLLHSVIAAINKKLSDE; from the coding sequence TTGAATTTTATTTTCATATTGGTAAAACCTGCTATCCCCGAAAACATCGGGGCTAGTGCCAGAGCCATTAAAACTATGGGCTTTGATGATTTGCGAATCGTTGATTCGGAAAAACATCTTGACCCTAAGACTAAGATATTGGCTCATGGCTCGACTGATATTGTCGATAATATAAAGCATTTCAATTCTCTTGAAGAAGCCATTTCCGACATAGATTTTATTATCGCTGCTACTGCTCGCAAAAGGACACGACTAACCGATTATCACACAATTGAAGATACCGTTGAAATAGTGGAGAAGAAACGAAAAAGTATTAAGTCGGTGGGTATTGTTTTTGGAAGCGAAGAAAGTGGCTTATCCAACGCCGACATACAATTATGCGATATGCTAAGTACAATTTCTCTAAAAAAACCGTATCCATCGCTGAATTTGTCTCAAGCCGTTATGATATACGCCTACGCATTTAGCAAGTTTATCGATAAGAAATCGCCAAAACAAAAAGATACGAAAAATGCTGACAGTTGGAAGGTGCTTCAAAAAAATATAAGTCAATTGCTTATAGAAGTAGACATTAATCCATCTGACTTAATATACACTCGCATAATGGAAAGAGTTGCCTTACTCGGCGATACAGATATTAATTTACTTCACTCGGTAATTGCAGCTATTAATAAAAAATTGAGTGATGAGTGA
- a CDS encoding galactose mutarotase — protein sequence MSSTNNKSGLNSTDFNKTIDNKPVGLYFLKNNNGCEIAVTNYGGIIVSLMVPDKDDNFVDVVTGHSTIDEYVNSEEPYFGAICGRTCNRIANGRFTLNGKEYQLATNNGTCSLHGGIKGFNAVVWDVKKVSDNSIELHYLSHDGEEGYPGNLSVTTTYMLTDENALDINYKATTDKDTILNLTNHSYFNLSGEGDPYIGDHILMLNADKYLPTDTNAIPYGEPAPVQGTPMDFTQPHTIGERINDDFEQLHIGKGYDHTFVLNKNLVDEYSYVGVCKSPKTGIKMEMYTTQPGVQLYTGNWMTGNFVAKNGHRYPMRSAVCFETQHFPDSINQPNFPSIVLKPNDVFKSRTTFIFSK from the coding sequence ATGAGTAGTACTAACAACAAATCCGGATTGAATAGCACAGATTTCAACAAAACAATTGACAATAAACCTGTAGGTTTATACTTTTTGAAAAATAATAACGGTTGCGAAATTGCCGTTACAAACTACGGCGGCATAATCGTATCGTTGATGGTTCCCGACAAAGACGACAATTTTGTTGATGTAGTAACAGGACATTCAACTATAGACGAATACGTTAATTCGGAAGAGCCCTATTTCGGCGCTATTTGCGGTAGAACGTGCAACAGAATAGCCAATGGCAGGTTTACGCTAAACGGAAAAGAATACCAACTCGCCACAAATAATGGTACATGCTCGCTTCATGGCGGTATAAAAGGCTTTAATGCTGTTGTATGGGATGTAAAAAAAGTTTCTGATAACAGTATAGAACTGCATTATTTATCGCACGACGGAGAAGAAGGTTATCCGGGTAACCTGTCGGTAACGACTACTTACATGCTAACCGACGAAAACGCTTTGGATATTAATTACAAAGCTACCACCGATAAAGATACTATTTTAAATCTTACCAATCACTCGTACTTTAACCTTTCGGGCGAAGGAGACCCGTACATAGGCGACCATATACTTATGCTTAATGCCGATAAGTATTTGCCAACTGATACTAATGCCATTCCATACGGCGAACCCGCACCAGTACAAGGAACACCTATGGATTTTACGCAACCACACACTATAGGCGAAAGAATTAACGATGATTTCGAACAACTACACATAGGAAAAGGCTACGACCACACATTTGTGTTGAACAAAAACTTAGTAGACGAATATTCGTACGTCGGTGTTTGCAAGTCGCCAAAAACGGGAATAAAAATGGAAATGTACACAACTCAACCCGGAGTTCAATTATATACAGGCAATTGGATGACCGGCAATTTTGTTGCCAAAAACGGACATCGCTATCCAATGCGTTCGGCTGTCTGCTTCGAAACACAACATTTTCCCGATAGCATAAACCAACCAAACTTCCCGTCAATAGTCTTGAAACCTAATGATGTTTTTAAATCTAGAACAACATTTATATTTAGTAAGTAA
- a CDS encoding MFS transporter produces the protein MNTTTRKKSYLLPIIMMIALFGMISFVTGLANPMGVIVKNQFSTSNFLSTLGYFANFIAYAFMGYPAGQMLQRIGYKKTALWAIFIGFVGVGIMVLSGEFSSFVVYLIGAFVAGFSMCMLNTVVNPMLNTLGGGGNRGNQLIQVGGSFNSLMATIVPVLVGYLIGSNVAKANITDAYPALFLAMGIFALAFIVLFFVSIPEPSLSSKKANVKYEHSPFAFRHFVLGAVASFLYVGIEVGIQMFINPYMTGSPAEGGLGYDPTVAGSVVGTYWFLMLIGRLLGAATGGKVSSKTMLTIVSTVGIIFVLIAIFTPVTKMASMPVFQSDISFGIVKIPVSIIFLVLCGLCTSVMWGGIFNLAVEGLGKYTEAASGFFMVMVMGGGIVPAIQGAFADKVGYINSYWVIIVGLAFILYYALIGSKNVNKDIPVTDE, from the coding sequence ATGAATACAACAACACGAAAAAAGAGTTATCTGTTACCGATAATTATGATGATTGCCTTGTTCGGAATGATTTCGTTCGTTACCGGATTGGCAAACCCAATGGGAGTAATTGTTAAAAATCAATTCTCCACATCAAACTTTTTGTCCACGCTCGGCTATTTTGCCAATTTCATTGCTTATGCATTTATGGGCTATCCCGCCGGACAAATGTTGCAAAGAATAGGATACAAAAAAACAGCACTTTGGGCTATATTTATCGGCTTTGTCGGTGTCGGCATCATGGTTTTGTCTGGTGAATTTAGCAGCTTTGTCGTCTATTTAATTGGAGCTTTCGTTGCGGGCTTCTCAATGTGTATGCTTAATACCGTAGTAAACCCGATGCTTAACACACTCGGCGGCGGCGGCAATAGAGGAAATCAATTGATACAAGTTGGAGGCTCGTTCAATTCATTAATGGCTACTATCGTTCCGGTATTGGTTGGATACTTAATAGGTAGCAACGTTGCCAAAGCTAACATAACAGACGCATATCCTGCTCTATTCCTTGCAATGGGTATTTTTGCTCTTGCATTTATAGTTTTGTTTTTTGTTTCAATTCCCGAACCGAGTTTATCTTCTAAAAAAGCAAACGTAAAATACGAACATAGTCCGTTTGCATTCCGCCACTTCGTTTTGGGTGCGGTAGCAAGTTTCTTGTATGTAGGAATTGAAGTCGGTATTCAAATGTTTATAAACCCGTATATGACGGGCTCTCCCGCCGAAGGCGGATTGGGTTACGACCCAACCGTAGCAGGTTCGGTTGTGGGAACTTATTGGTTTTTAATGCTTATTGGACGACTCCTTGGAGCAGCTACCGGTGGTAAAGTATCGAGCAAAACCATGCTCACAATTGTTTCAACCGTAGGCATAATATTCGTTTTAATAGCAATCTTCACACCTGTAACCAAAATGGCGAGCATGCCTGTATTTCAGTCGGATATATCTTTTGGAATAGTTAAAATTCCTGTAAGTATTATCTTTTTAGTATTGTGCGGATTATGCACATCGGTAATGTGGGGCGGAATATTCAATTTGGCTGTTGAAGGATTGGGCAAATACACAGAAGCAGCTTCGGGCTTCTTTATGGTAATGGTAATGGGTGGTGGAATTGTTCCTGCAATCCAAGGTGCGTTTGCCGATAAAGTCGGATACATCAACAGTTATTGGGTAATTATTGTTGGATTAGCATTTATACTTTACTACGCACTTATCGGCTCAAAGAATGTAAATAAAGATATTCCTGTAACCGACGAATAA
- the nadB gene encoding L-aspartate oxidase → MKKHTDFLVIDSGIAGLSFALKAAKHGKVIIATKASADESATKYAQGGIAAVMYTPDSYEKHIEDTLIAGDELNDENVVRMTIYEAPDRIKELIEYGVNFDKTESGKYDLAREGGHSEYRVLHHKDQTGKEIENILLKRVKENKNIELLEEHFVIEIITQHHLGIYVNRYTPDITCYGAYVLNKKTNEINTIISKVTLVATGGAGNVYATTTNPPIATGDGIAMIYRAKGAVEKMEFIQFHPTSLYNPTEKPSFLISEALRGFGGILKDHNGKEFMHRYDSRLSLAPRDIVARAIDNELKTSGADHLYLDCTHLDKNELINHFPAIYAKCLSINIDITKEMIPIVPAAHYTCGGIKVDEWGRSSIVNCYASGECASTGLHGANRLASNSLLESLVFSHRAYVHATERLKDIEFNTLIPEWNAEGTVMNEEMILITQTVKELQSIMTNYVGIVRSNLRLQRAANRLMILETETEDLFKKSVLNEHICEVRNLIKVAKLIIKMAMQRKESRGLHYSIDYPKTGTDYKIDYDIN, encoded by the coding sequence ATGAAAAAACATACTGATTTCTTAGTAATAGACTCGGGTATTGCCGGACTTAGCTTCGCTTTAAAAGCAGCAAAACACGGAAAAGTTATAATAGCAACAAAAGCTTCAGCCGACGAAAGTGCTACTAAATACGCTCAGGGTGGCATTGCTGCTGTAATGTATACTCCCGACTCGTACGAAAAACACATAGAAGACACTCTTATAGCCGGCGATGAACTAAACGACGAGAACGTTGTACGTATGACCATTTATGAAGCTCCCGACCGAATAAAAGAGCTTATTGAATACGGCGTTAACTTCGACAAAACCGAAAGTGGAAAATACGACCTAGCACGCGAAGGTGGGCACTCCGAGTACAGAGTTCTGCATCACAAAGACCAAACAGGTAAAGAAATTGAAAACATCTTGCTGAAAAGAGTTAAAGAAAACAAAAACATAGAACTCTTGGAAGAACATTTTGTAATAGAAATTATTACACAACACCACTTGGGAATATATGTAAACAGATACACCCCCGATATTACTTGTTATGGAGCTTACGTATTGAATAAAAAAACCAACGAAATAAACACAATCATATCAAAGGTTACGCTTGTTGCAACCGGTGGAGCCGGCAATGTTTATGCTACAACTACAAACCCTCCTATCGCCACAGGCGACGGCATAGCAATGATTTACAGAGCCAAGGGTGCTGTCGAAAAAATGGAGTTTATCCAATTTCACCCAACTTCCTTGTACAATCCTACCGAAAAACCTTCATTCCTAATATCCGAAGCTCTTAGGGGTTTTGGCGGTATACTCAAAGACCACAACGGCAAAGAATTTATGCATCGTTACGACAGTCGCTTGTCGTTGGCTCCTCGCGATATTGTTGCACGAGCTATAGACAACGAACTTAAAACCTCAGGAGCCGACCATCTTTACTTGGATTGTACTCACTTGGATAAAAACGAACTTATTAACCATTTCCCCGCAATATATGCCAAGTGTCTCAGCATCAATATTGATATCACAAAAGAAATGATTCCCATTGTACCTGCTGCACACTACACCTGCGGTGGTATTAAAGTCGACGAATGGGGAAGAAGCTCTATTGTCAACTGCTACGCCTCTGGCGAATGTGCCTCAACGGGATTGCACGGAGCTAACAGACTTGCAAGTAATTCGCTGTTGGAATCCCTGGTATTTTCACACAGAGCCTACGTGCATGCAACCGAAAGACTTAAAGATATTGAGTTCAACACACTTATACCCGAATGGAATGCAGAAGGTACGGTTATGAACGAAGAAATGATTTTGATAACCCAAACAGTAAAAGAGCTACAAAGCATTATGACTAACTACGTGGGTATTGTGCGTTCAAATTTGAGATTGCAAAGGGCTGCCAACCGACTTATGATTCTTGAAACAGAAACGGAAGACCTTTTCAAAAAATCGGTGCTTAACGAACATATTTGCGAAGTCAGAAATCTTATTAAAGTTGCCAAACTTATTATTAAAATGGCAATGCAACGTAAGGAAAGTCGTGGCTTACACTACTCTATCGACTACCCAAAAACTGGCACTGATTATAAAATCGATTACGATATAAATTAA
- a CDS encoding zinc metallopeptidase, with product MIYYLVFGLLFVLSLIVSQWLKSKFKKYSRLPLQMSGKEIAEKMLHDNGIYDVQVISTPGMLTDHYNPKSKTVNLSEGVYNQRNVAAAAVAAHECGHAIQHATSYAFLEFRSAMVPVVSFASKWVQWILLAGILLINVFPNLLLAGIILFAATTLFSFVTLPVEFNASKRALAWLKETNITIASDYSKAKDALNTAAMTYVIAAISSLATLLYYLAIFLGRRD from the coding sequence ATGATATATTACTTAGTTTTTGGTCTTTTATTTGTACTTAGCTTGATAGTTAGTCAATGGCTGAAATCGAAATTTAAAAAATACTCAAGGTTGCCACTTCAGATGAGCGGAAAAGAAATTGCCGAAAAAATGCTGCACGACAACGGTATTTACGATGTACAAGTGATTTCTACGCCTGGTATGCTCACCGACCATTATAATCCGAAAAGTAAAACGGTGAATTTGAGCGAAGGAGTATATAACCAACGAAATGTAGCCGCTGCTGCTGTCGCAGCACACGAATGCGGTCATGCTATTCAGCACGCTACTTCTTATGCCTTTTTGGAGTTCAGAAGTGCAATGGTTCCCGTTGTTAGCTTTGCTTCCAAATGGGTACAATGGATTTTGCTTGCCGGAATATTACTTATAAATGTTTTTCCCAATCTTTTACTTGCCGGAATTATATTATTTGCCGCTACTACGCTATTCAGCTTTGTTACGCTACCCGTCGAGTTTAACGCAAGCAAAAGAGCTCTAGCCTGGTTAAAAGAAACCAATATTACAATTGCAAGCGACTACTCCAAAGCTAAAGACGCTTTAAACACAGCTGCCATGACTTACGTAATAGCCGCAATATCATCGTTGGCTACACTGCTTTATTATTTGGCTATTTTCTTAGGTAGAAGAGACTAG